One Phocaeicola dorei genomic region harbors:
- the xseB gene encoding exodeoxyribonuclease VII small subunit → MAAKKQTYEQAMKRLEEIVSRIDSNELDIDSLSVNLKEAQELIKFCRDKLYKADEEIKKMLDNNVSM, encoded by the coding sequence ATGGCAGCAAAGAAACAAACCTATGAGCAGGCAATGAAACGTCTGGAAGAAATCGTATCACGCATAGATAGTAATGAGTTGGATATAGACAGTTTAAGTGTAAATCTGAAAGAGGCACAAGAGTTAATTAAGTTTTGCCGGGATAAACTTTATAAAGCCGATGAGGAGATAAAGAAAATGTTAGATAATAATGTATCAATGTGA
- the xseA gene encoding exodeoxyribonuclease VII large subunit encodes MEEHPLSLYELNALVKRSIHACLPDTYWVQAELSDVRSNYSGHCYLEFVQKEPRGNNLIAKARGTIWSNVYRLLKPYFEEETGQAFVAGIKVMVKVTVEFHELYGYSLTVQDIDPTYTLGDMARRRREILKQLEEEGVLTLNKELEIPLLAQRIAVISSATAAGYGDFCNQLEQNPYGFVFYPRLFPAIMQGERVEQSVITALDAIHACRDDWDVVVIIRGGGATSDLSGFDTYELATNCAQFPIPIITGIGHERDDTVLDCVSHTRVKTPTAAAEYLINHLHDTAKVLEDYASAVLHTISTRMERENTRLNRMVERIPMQTRMRLKEEHYRQERIMKHLEVGLQSRLTKETHCLKMVETQLGIVSQRRLVKEKHRLQLLEQELKAASPENLLKRGYSITLKNGKAVIDASALQPGDELTTRFAKGEIKSIVTKK; translated from the coding sequence TGAACTGAATGCGTTGGTTAAGCGCAGCATTCATGCTTGTCTGCCCGATACTTATTGGGTTCAGGCAGAGCTGAGTGATGTACGTTCCAATTATTCCGGTCATTGCTATTTGGAATTTGTACAGAAAGAGCCACGGGGGAATAATCTGATAGCTAAGGCAAGGGGGACTATTTGGAGCAATGTCTACCGTCTGCTGAAGCCTTATTTTGAAGAGGAAACCGGACAGGCTTTTGTTGCGGGTATTAAAGTGATGGTGAAAGTGACTGTGGAGTTTCATGAATTATATGGTTACTCGCTTACTGTGCAAGATATAGATCCTACTTATACATTGGGGGATATGGCGCGTCGCCGTCGCGAAATCTTGAAACAACTGGAAGAAGAAGGTGTGCTGACTTTGAATAAGGAACTGGAGATTCCTTTGCTGGCGCAACGCATAGCCGTTATTTCCTCGGCTACGGCTGCCGGTTATGGTGATTTTTGTAATCAACTGGAACAGAATCCCTACGGTTTTGTCTTTTATCCGCGTTTGTTTCCTGCTATTATGCAGGGAGAACGGGTAGAACAATCTGTCATTACCGCATTGGATGCTATCCATGCCTGTCGTGATGATTGGGATGTCGTGGTTATTATCCGTGGCGGAGGCGCCACGTCCGACCTTTCGGGGTTCGATACATATGAGTTGGCGACTAATTGTGCTCAGTTTCCTATACCTATTATAACCGGTATAGGGCATGAGCGTGACGATACGGTGTTGGACTGTGTTTCTCATACTCGTGTCAAGACACCTACTGCTGCTGCCGAGTATCTTATAAATCATTTGCATGACACTGCCAAGGTTCTTGAAGATTATGCATCGGCTGTACTTCATACTATCTCTACCCGTATGGAACGGGAAAATACCCGGCTGAACCGGATGGTAGAACGTATTCCCATGCAGACGCGGATGAGGCTGAAAGAGGAACATTATCGCCAGGAACGAATCATGAAGCATTTGGAAGTAGGCCTGCAATCCCGTCTGACAAAAGAGACCCATTGTTTGAAAATGGTGGAGACTCAGTTGGGCATCGTTTCACAGCGTCGTCTGGTAAAGGAAAAGCATCGGCTCCAACTTTTGGAGCAGGAATTGAAGGCGGCATCTCCCGAAAATTTGTTGAAAAGGGGATATAGTATCACGCTGAAAAATGGCAAAGCGGTGATCGATGCTTCTGCATTGCAGCCGGGGGATGAACTTACCACTCGTTTTGCCAAAGGAGAAATAAAGAGTATAGTAACTAAAAAATAA